A window of Armatimonadota bacterium contains these coding sequences:
- a CDS encoding FAD-dependent oxidoreductase yields the protein MAKLENRVMTVSFWLDEPYTPRPPLASDLTAPVAILGGGISGVATAYWLSRAGCACVLVERNVLAGGATGRNAGFLLEGTVPPYDALAERYGLDTASAVWEFTVENRERLIQTCQDERIACECIRCGSVVAASSAAEFEDLRRHAQTLNASGFPREIWDRAAMLERLEGVGGFFGAVYNPQDAGLHPVRFVRGLATVAEQAAARIFEGSPVRSLVRHGNHWSVTTPSGSVRATSVVLGLNAYAATVDPTWYGLIEPVRGQALATAPVGREVFAHLLYANRGFEYWRQLPDGRIVLGGLRHLAPAEEVGTLDTLHPRIQDALTRYLRDLGIPPHVGVTHRWSGIMGFVPDRMPLIGPVVDRPGLYLAGGYSGHGLAFAFLAGRMIAQLIVDGDTEYPRILFPERLVP from the coding sequence GTGGCCAAGCTGGAGAACCGGGTCATGACCGTATCCTTTTGGCTGGACGAACCCTACACGCCGCGCCCACCGCTGGCGAGCGACCTCACGGCACCGGTGGCGATCCTCGGGGGCGGGATCAGCGGCGTCGCGACCGCGTACTGGCTGTCGCGGGCCGGCTGCGCCTGCGTCCTCGTGGAACGCAACGTCCTCGCCGGCGGCGCGACCGGGCGCAACGCCGGGTTCCTCCTGGAGGGCACGGTCCCTCCCTACGACGCGCTCGCAGAACGCTACGGGCTGGATACGGCCTCCGCGGTGTGGGAGTTCACCGTCGAGAACCGGGAGCGGTTGATCCAGACCTGCCAAGACGAACGGATCGCTTGCGAGTGCATCCGCTGCGGCAGCGTCGTCGCCGCGTCATCGGCCGCCGAGTTCGAGGACCTGCGACGACACGCACAGACGCTGAACGCCAGCGGTTTCCCGCGCGAGATCTGGGATCGCGCCGCGATGCTGGAACGCCTGGAGGGCGTGGGGGGCTTCTTCGGCGCGGTGTACAACCCGCAAGACGCCGGGCTGCATCCGGTGCGGTTCGTGCGCGGCTTAGCCACCGTCGCCGAGCAGGCGGCGGCACGGATCTTCGAAGGAAGCCCCGTCCGCTCTCTTGTCCGCCACGGGAACCACTGGTCCGTCACAACCCCCTCCGGTTCGGTGCGGGCCACCTCCGTGGTGCTGGGGTTGAACGCGTACGCCGCGACGGTCGACCCGACGTGGTACGGCCTCATCGAGCCGGTGCGGGGCCAGGCCCTCGCGACGGCGCCGGTGGGGAGGGAGGTGTTCGCGCACCTCCTCTACGCGAACCGGGGATTCGAGTACTGGCGCCAGCTGCCCGACGGGCGCATCGTGCTGGGCGGGTTGCGCCATCTCGCACCGGCTGAGGAAGTGGGGACGTTGGACACGCTGCACCCGCGCATCCAGGATGCTCTCACCCGCTACTTGCGGGATCTGGGCATTCCGCCGCACGTGGGGGTGACCCACCGCTGGAGCGGGATCATGGGATTCGTGCCGGACCGCATGCCGCTGATCGGCCCGGTGGTCGACCGGCCCGGCCTCTACCTCGCCGGCGGCTACTCGGGGCACGGGCTCGCGTTCGCCTTCCTCGCCGGGCGCATGATCGCCCAGTTGATCGTCGACGGCGACACCGAGTATCCGCGCATCCTCTTTCCCGAGCGCCTGGTGCCTTGA
- a CDS encoding DinB family protein translates to MGHSQRLLDYLEELREAVREAVAPLDEAQLNTQPRGLVNTPGVLLRHLAGSEREWIHRLVGGDAYRRDRAAEFDPATPVRKDAALAELEAVARRTREILRALPDTALDEEVVTTRAGRTMEVSKHYAILHTLAHYAYHHGQLRMHVKLIRGS, encoded by the coding sequence ATGGGCCACTCACAACGGCTGTTGGACTACCTGGAAGAACTGCGGGAGGCGGTGCGGGAGGCGGTCGCACCGCTGGACGAAGCCCAGCTCAACACGCAGCCGCGGGGGCTGGTGAACACGCCCGGAGTTCTGCTGCGGCACCTGGCCGGGTCGGAACGGGAGTGGATCCATCGGCTGGTCGGAGGCGACGCATACCGGCGAGACCGCGCCGCGGAGTTCGATCCGGCCACGCCGGTCCGCAAGGACGCTGCCCTGGCGGAGTTGGAGGCTGTTGCGCGGCGGACGCGCGAGATCCTCCGCGCTCTTCCGGACACCGCGCTGGACGAGGAGGTGGTGACCACACGCGCGGGTCGCACGATGGAAGTCTCCAAGCACTACGCGATCCTGCATACGCTGGCGCACTACGCCTACCACCACGGGCAGCTGCGCATGCACGTGAAGTTGATCCGGGGGAGTTGA
- a CDS encoding GNAT family N-acetyltransferase — translation MRCGGADPIEETIAVREALPSDADAVVGICRSIDPDDYVPQAFSTWLAQPRAFTLVAEHAGRPVAVMHVRMVSPQDAWGMGVRVHRAFQRRGFGRALTRYWPAEAQRRFGAQRALAATHVDNEASQRMFLSCGFRAVAFPVRYRWERGLPLPAAAGPQPHRAGCPQDLWRRWSASVYATAHGGILRGHDGHHSLVATPQEAARYVREGRALVVGAGAFCLWSERVDVAGRSRG, via the coding sequence ATGCGGTGTGGTGGCGCGGATCCCATCGAGGAAACCATCGCCGTGCGAGAAGCCCTGCCCTCCGACGCGGACGCGGTGGTCGGGATCTGCCGCAGCATCGACCCGGACGACTACGTGCCGCAGGCGTTTTCGACCTGGCTGGCCCAGCCTCGCGCCTTCACGCTGGTCGCCGAGCATGCAGGCCGCCCCGTCGCAGTGATGCATGTGCGCATGGTCTCACCACAGGATGCGTGGGGAATGGGTGTGCGGGTCCACCGCGCCTTCCAGCGCCGGGGGTTCGGTCGCGCTCTGACGCGCTACTGGCCGGCGGAGGCACAGCGCCGCTTTGGGGCGCAGCGGGCCCTGGCGGCCACCCACGTCGACAACGAGGCTTCGCAGCGCATGTTCTTGTCGTGCGGATTCCGGGCCGTCGCCTTCCCAGTGCGCTATCGGTGGGAGCGCGGTCTGCCGCTTCCGGCGGCCGCCGGTCCGCAGCCGCACCGTGCGGGCTGTCCACAAGACCTCTGGCGTCGCTGGTCGGCCAGCGTGTACGCCACCGCACACGGGGGGATCCTTCGGGGTCACGACGGCCACCATTCGCTGGTGGCAACGCCACAGGAAGCGGCGCGGTACGTGCGCGAGGGCCGGGCGCTGGTGGTGGGTGCGGGCGCGTTCTGTCTGTGGTCGGAGCGGGTCGACGTCGCGGGCAGGTCACGGGGGTGA
- a CDS encoding HU family DNA-binding protein, with protein MNKEQLIERVAAKADLSKKQANEAVDAIVEAITGALKKGEKVTLVGFGSFVVRKRKPREGRNPQTGEKIRIPARRVPAFTAGKELRNAVK; from the coding sequence ATGAACAAGGAGCAGTTGATCGAGCGGGTGGCGGCGAAGGCGGACCTGAGCAAGAAGCAGGCCAACGAGGCGGTCGACGCGATCGTGGAGGCGATCACGGGTGCGCTGAAGAAGGGTGAGAAGGTGACGCTGGTCGGGTTCGGGAGCTTCGTCGTGCGCAAGCGCAAGCCGCGCGAGGGCCGCAACCCGCAGACCGGAGAGAAGATCCGTATCCCCGCGCGCCGCGTCCCCGCGTTCACGGCGGGAAAGGAATTGAGGAACGCGGTCAAGTAG
- the gyrA gene encoding DNA gyrase subunit A encodes MAIEERIVPRPIEREMQEAYLDYAMSVIVSRALPDVRDGLKPVQRRILVAMNDLGLAPNRPYRKCAKICGDTSGNYHPHGEAVVYPTLVRLAQPWVMRYPLVDGQGNFGSMDDDPPGAMRYTEARLTPIAMEMLADLDKDTVDFVPNFDQTRKEPVVLPARIPNLLVNGASGIAVGMATNIPPHNLTEICDALVGLIDEPQMPAEALAKIVKGPDFPTGGFILGREGIREAYTTGRGSIVMRARAAFEELRGGRTAVVVTELPYMTNKAALIARIAELVRNKKIQGIADLRDESDREGMRIVIELRREANPQVVLNQLYKHTQMQANFGVILLALVAGVPRQLTLRDMLSHYLDHRRAIVTRRTRYELARAEERAHILEGLKIALDHLDAVIGLIRKSKDVPAARADLTKNFKLTERQADAILEMRMARLTALERSRVDEEYRELLKAIAYYQDVLRDPRKVDGIVRTELEDVKRRYGDARRTKIISGREAEFEEEDLIADTDVVVTLTREGYIKRVPLGTYRAQRRGGRGIIGAAAKEEDFVEHVVVTNNHAFLLFFTNRGKVYRLRAYEVPESGRTARGTGLMNLIGISQAERVNAIIPIRSFEDAGTLLMATKRGMVKKTGLMEFVNARRAGIVGITMKGTDELVGVRLTDGRQEIILGTREGQSIRFKESGVREMGRTAAGVIGIRLRQGDEVVGVAVAGEKPEILTITDLGYGKRTPASEYRLQSRGGYGVRNIRLTSKNGKVVAIRAVDSADEMLLASQSGKIVRMLVREIGTVGRAAQGVRVMKLDPGERISAVAVIEGEKSEG; translated from the coding sequence TTGGCCATCGAGGAACGGATCGTCCCACGCCCGATCGAGCGGGAGATGCAGGAGGCGTACCTCGACTACGCGATGTCGGTCATCGTGTCGCGGGCGCTTCCCGACGTGCGCGACGGCTTGAAGCCTGTCCAGCGGCGCATCCTCGTGGCGATGAACGACCTGGGGCTGGCGCCTAACCGCCCCTACCGGAAGTGCGCGAAGATCTGCGGCGACACCTCGGGCAACTACCATCCGCACGGTGAGGCCGTCGTCTACCCGACCCTCGTGCGCCTGGCCCAACCGTGGGTGATGCGCTACCCGCTGGTGGACGGACAGGGCAACTTCGGCAGCATGGACGACGACCCACCGGGCGCGATGCGGTACACCGAGGCGCGCCTGACGCCGATCGCCATGGAGATGCTGGCAGATCTGGACAAGGACACGGTGGATTTCGTCCCCAACTTCGACCAGACGCGCAAGGAGCCGGTGGTGCTGCCGGCGCGCATCCCCAACCTGCTGGTGAACGGGGCCAGTGGCATCGCGGTGGGGATGGCCACCAACATCCCCCCCCACAACCTCACCGAGATCTGCGACGCGCTGGTGGGTCTGATCGACGAACCCCAAATGCCGGCCGAAGCGCTGGCGAAGATCGTCAAGGGTCCGGACTTCCCGACCGGTGGTTTCATCCTGGGCCGCGAGGGCATCCGGGAGGCCTACACGACCGGCCGCGGGTCGATCGTGATGCGTGCCCGAGCGGCGTTCGAGGAACTGCGCGGAGGGCGGACGGCTGTCGTCGTGACCGAACTGCCCTACATGACCAACAAGGCCGCACTGATCGCGCGCATCGCCGAGCTGGTGCGCAACAAGAAGATCCAGGGGATCGCGGACCTGCGCGACGAGTCCGACCGGGAGGGCATGCGGATCGTCATCGAGCTGCGTCGGGAGGCCAACCCGCAGGTGGTGCTCAACCAGCTGTACAAGCACACGCAGATGCAGGCCAACTTCGGCGTGATCCTGCTGGCACTGGTGGCAGGCGTGCCGCGGCAGCTCACGCTGCGCGACATGCTCTCGCACTACCTAGATCACCGGCGAGCGATCGTCACGCGGCGGACGCGCTACGAGCTGGCGCGGGCCGAGGAGCGCGCACACATCCTCGAAGGCCTGAAGATCGCCCTGGATCACCTAGACGCGGTCATCGGACTGATCCGGAAGTCGAAGGATGTTCCCGCAGCGCGCGCCGACCTGACCAAGAACTTCAAACTGACTGAGCGGCAGGCCGACGCGATCCTCGAGATGCGGATGGCGCGCCTGACGGCGCTGGAGCGCAGCAGGGTGGACGAGGAGTACCGGGAGCTGCTGAAGGCCATCGCGTACTACCAGGACGTGCTCAGGGACCCGCGCAAGGTGGACGGGATCGTCCGCACGGAACTGGAGGACGTCAAGCGCCGGTACGGGGACGCACGGCGCACCAAGATCATCTCCGGTCGCGAGGCGGAGTTCGAGGAGGAGGATCTGATCGCCGACACCGACGTCGTCGTCACGTTGACGCGGGAGGGGTACATCAAGCGCGTGCCGCTGGGCACCTACCGCGCGCAGCGTCGCGGCGGCCGGGGGATCATCGGAGCGGCGGCGAAGGAAGAGGACTTCGTCGAGCACGTAGTGGTTACGAACAACCACGCGTTCTTGCTGTTCTTCACCAACCGCGGCAAGGTCTACAGGCTGCGGGCGTATGAGGTCCCCGAGTCGGGCCGGACAGCCCGGGGTACGGGGCTGATGAACCTGATCGGGATCTCGCAGGCCGAGCGCGTGAACGCGATCATCCCGATCCGCTCGTTCGAGGACGCGGGGACGCTGCTGATGGCCACCAAGCGCGGCATGGTGAAAAAGACGGGGCTGATGGAGTTCGTCAATGCCCGACGCGCGGGCATCGTAGGGATCACCATGAAGGGGACAGACGAACTCGTCGGCGTGCGACTGACCGACGGGCGTCAGGAGATCATCCTCGGCACGCGCGAGGGGCAGAGCATCCGGTTCAAGGAGTCGGGTGTGCGAGAGATGGGCCGGACGGCCGCAGGTGTGATCGGGATCCGGCTGCGCCAGGGCGACGAGGTCGTCGGAGTCGCGGTGGCGGGCGAAAAGCCCGAGATCCTCACCATCACCGACCTCGGCTACGGCAAGCGCACCCCGGCCTCGGAGTACCGCCTCCAGTCACGGGGCGGGTACGGCGTCCGCAACATCCGGCTGACGAGCAAGAACGGCAAGGTGGTGGCGATCCGGGCGGTGGACAGCGCCGACGAGATGCTGCTGGCCAGCCAGAGCGGGAAGATCGTCCGCATGCTCGTGCGCGAAATCGGGACCGTCGGCCGCGCCGCGCAGGGGGTACGGGTCATGAAACTCGACCCGGGCGAGCGGATCTCGGCGGTGGCCGTCATCGAGGGCGAGAAGTCCGAGGGCTGA